A portion of the Candidatus Poribacteria bacterium genome contains these proteins:
- a CDS encoding glycosyltransferase family 9 protein, which produces MQSTWVQQYLDRYLGIPLCVILGLFCRQAPVTSTPKKVLFIQLSALGDTILAIPTIRAIRHTFPNAEFTILASPTNLNYLAACPYIDRRIPFRKPGYQLISSLRREGFDWVIDLEHWPRLSALLAYATGAPRRIGFSTKGQHRHFLFTETVPHVQGRHEVRNFLGLAAQLACPIHELGLEVWCDEKARMWIRETLTKEGVSPDQPLIVLHPEAGRRGEPRRRWPQGRYVALANALVERYDAEIVLTGAPDEVAVSEEIAARTKHRSVVLAGRTDVNQLAALFTDATLVVSGNCGPMHLAAATGTPVVGLHGPTNFAQWGPWDRNAGIVRARIPCSPCLNLGFEYGCQALSDGTSPCMHTVEVTAVLRECERLLAGQLT; this is translated from the coding sequence ATGCAGTCCACTTGGGTTCAACAGTACTTAGACCGGTACCTCGGCATCCCGCTTTGTGTTATACTCGGTCTATTTTGTAGGCAGGCACCGGTAACATCTACCCCCAAAAAAGTTCTTTTCATCCAACTCTCTGCCTTGGGTGACACGATTTTAGCGATCCCTACCATTCGAGCGATACGACACACTTTCCCTAATGCCGAATTTACGATATTAGCATCACCAACGAACCTGAATTATTTGGCAGCGTGCCCTTATATTGACAGACGTATCCCATTCCGTAAGCCGGGCTACCAGTTGATTTCGTCGCTGCGTCGTGAGGGGTTCGACTGGGTGATTGACTTGGAGCATTGGCCCCGATTGAGCGCGCTGCTCGCCTACGCAACCGGTGCCCCGAGGCGAATTGGGTTTTCGACAAAGGGACAGCACCGCCATTTCCTCTTTACAGAGACGGTGCCACACGTCCAAGGGCGGCATGAAGTCCGAAATTTCTTGGGTCTCGCGGCGCAGTTGGCGTGCCCGATACACGAACTCGGACTTGAGGTGTGGTGCGATGAGAAAGCGCGTATGTGGATACGTGAAACCTTGACGAAAGAGGGGGTCTCGCCCGATCAACCGCTTATCGTGTTACACCCGGAGGCAGGCAGACGTGGTGAGCCTCGCAGGCGATGGCCACAGGGGCGCTACGTCGCGTTGGCGAATGCACTTGTTGAACGGTATGACGCAGAGATCGTTTTGACGGGCGCGCCTGATGAGGTGGCGGTCTCTGAAGAGATTGCGGCGCGGACAAAGCACCGGTCGGTCGTGCTGGCGGGGCGGACGGATGTTAATCAACTTGCTGCGCTTTTTACGGATGCGACGCTGGTCGTGAGCGGCAACTGCGGTCCGATGCACCTTGCAGCGGCAACTGGAACGCCTGTTGTTGGGTTGCACGGTCCCACGAATTTTGCGCAGTGGGGTCCCTGGGATCGGAATGCAGGTATTGTGCGCGCACGAATACCGTGTAGTCCGTGTCTCAATTTGGG